One genomic segment of Gadus chalcogrammus isolate NIFS_2021 chromosome 3, NIFS_Gcha_1.0, whole genome shotgun sequence includes these proteins:
- the foxe1 gene encoding forkhead box protein E1, with protein sequence MTMPMVVKLEKESPREISQPPDGGGADQGEDQPRGGRRRKRPLQRGKPPYSYIALISMAIANSPDRKLTLGGIYKFITERFPFYKDNSKKWQNSIRHNLTLNDCFIKIPREPGRPGKGNYWALDPNAEDMFESGSFLRRRKRFKRCDFTTYSPYVHETASVFPPVQIARSAAYGNGLYPNMAVSPTYGQQLPPAYYPSPSPPGFGPAQARMFSINTLIGPEVMQQQQQQQQQQQQQQQQQAVRGGYSPEGPQNLTSGPCGTGMPGFQGQTCGGVAPSSRGSAHVGFPYSGPHGPPSHHHHHHPHGAQSSYGQGHGQGYGMVGRSMDSMDHYGRVSPVHLGSFSQYNGAQGPMANTGGYLRHTYPGNMERFVSAI encoded by the coding sequence ATGACCATGCCCATGGTGGTGAAGCTCGAGAAGGAGTCTCCCAGGGAGATCTCCCAGCCCCCGGACGGCGGCGGCGCCGACCAGGGCGAGGaccagcccagggggggccggCGGAGGAAGAGGCCCCTGCAGCGCGGGAAGCCCCCCTACAGCTACATCGCCCTCATCTCCATGGCGATCGCCAACTCGCCCGACCGGAAGCTCACTTTAGGCGGCATCTACAAGTTCATCACGGAGCGCTTCCCCTTCTACAAGGACAACTCCAAGAAGTGGCAGAACTCCATCCGCCACAACCTGACGCTCAACGACTGCTTCATCAAGATCCCGCGGGAGCCCGGCCGGCCTGGCAAGGGCAACTACTGGGCGCTGGACCCCAACGCCGAGGACATGTTCGAGAGCGGCAGCTTCCTGCGCCGCCGCAAGAGGTTCAAGCGCTGCGACTTCACCACCTACTCGCCGTACGTCCACGAGACGGCGTCCGTCTTCCCGCCGGTGCAGATCGCCCGCTCGGCCGCGTACGGGAACGGCCTCTACCCCAACATGGCAGTCAGCCCCACCTACGGCCAGCAGCTGCCCCCCGCCTACTACCCCTCCCCGTCGCCCCCCGGGTTCGGCCCGGCTCAGGCCCGCATGTTCAGCATCAACACCCTGATCGGACCGGAGgtcatgcagcagcagcagcagcagcagcagcagcagcagcagcagcaacagcagcaggctgTCCGGGGCGGGTACAGCCCCGAGGGGCCCCAGAACTTGACGTCGGGCCCCTGCGGCACCGGGATGCCCGGCTTCCAGGGCCAAACCTGCGGAGGGGTTGCGCCGTCATCCCGGGGGTCCGCCCACGTAGGGTTCCCCTACTCCGGGCCGCACGGCCCccccagccaccaccaccaccaccacccccacggGGCCCAGAGCTCGTACGGACAGGGGCACGGACAGGGGTACGGGATGGTGGGGCGGTCGATGGACTCGATGGACCATTACGGCAGGGTGTCCCCGGTACACCTGGGCTCCTTCTCCCAGTACAACGGGGCCCAGGGACCCATGGCTAACACCGGGGGCTACCTAAGACACACGTACCCGGGGAACATGGAAAGGTTTGTGTCGGCTATTTGA
- the sh3gl2a gene encoding SH3 domain containing GRB2 like 2a, endophilin A1: protein MSVAGLKKQFHKATQRVSEKVGGAEGTKLDYDFTEMEKKVDTTARAVMDIMTKTNEYLQPNPATRAKMSMINSMSRMRGQEKGPGYTQAETVLGDSMQKFGRELGEESNFGLALIDAGEAMRELGEVKDALDIEVKQNFIDPLQNLHDKDLKEVQHHLKKLEGRRLDFDYKKKRQGKVCEDEIKQALEKFDDSKEIAEQSMFNILEGDQIEQVSQLAALVQAQVEYHSRATEILTQVSTKIEERIRDASSKPRKEFVAKPRTSLDFTFSENHNGGIVSGAARSPGARSPARSPARSPAPMDQPCCRALYDFDPENEGELGFKEGDIITLTNKIDDNWYEGMLQGNSGFFPVNYVDILVALPH from the exons CGAGTGAGCGAAAAGGTCGGGGGCGCAGAAGGCACCAAACTCGACTATGACTTCACCGAGATGGAAAAG AAGGTGGATACCACGGCCAGGGCTGTGATGGACATTATGACCAAGACCAATGAGTACCTCCAGCCAAACCCAG CCACCAGGGCCAAGATGAGCATGATTAACTCCATGTCCAGGATGAGGGGCCAGGAGAAGGGCCCCGGCTACACCCAGGCTGAGACCGTCCTGGGGGACTCCATGCAGAAGTTTGGcagggagctgggggaggagtcTAACTTTG GCCTGGCTCTGATCGATGCCGGGGAGGCCATGCGAGAGCTTGGGGAGGTGAAGGACGCTCTGGACATCGAGGTGAAGCAGAACTTCATCGACCCCCTGCAGAACCTCCATGATAAGGACCTGAAGGAGGTCCAG CACCATCTTAAGAAGCTGGAGGGCCGTCGCCTGGACTTCGACTACAAGAAGAAGCGCCAGGGCAAGGTGTGCGAGGACGAGATCAAGCAGGCCCTGGAGAAGTTCGACGACTCCAAGGAGATTGCAGAGCAGAGCATGTTCAACATACTGGAGGGGGAC CAAATCGAGCAAGTGAGCCAGCTGGCCGCCCTGGTCCAGGCCCAGGTGGAGTACCACAGCCGGGCCACAGAGATCCTGACTCAGGTGTCCACCAAGATCGAGGAGAG AATAAGGGATGCGTCCAGCAAACCCAGGAAAGAGTTTGTTGCTAAGCCCCGCACCTCCCTGGACTTCACCTTCAGCGAGAATCACAATGGAGGCATCGTCAGTGGCGCAGCCCGCTCCCCAG GAGCCAGATCTCCAG CAAGGTCCCCAG CAAGATCTCCAG ctCCCATGGACCAGCCGTGCTGCCGGGCGCTGTACGACTTTGACCCGGAGAACGAGGGCGAGCTAGGCTTCAAGGAGGGGGACATCATCACCCTCACCAACAAGATTGACGACAACTGGTACGAGGGCATGCTGCAGGGCAACTCGGGCTTCTTCCCCGTCAACTACGTGGATATCCTGGTGGCGCTCCCCCACTAG